Genomic window (Funiculus sociatus GB2-C1):
TTCAACGCCAAGCCGATCCCAAGCGACGCTATGAGCAACTAATTTGGTACGCCAAGCGGCTAAAAGAATTTCCAGAAGCTAATAAAATTCCGGAAAATAAAGTTCCTGGTTGCGTTTCTCAGGTTTACATAACTGCCACACTAAATGAAGAGAAAATTTGGTTTCAGGGAGATTCCGATTCCCACTTAGTAAAAGGTCTAGTGGCGCTTTTAATAGAAGGACTTAATGGGCTAAGTCCATCAGAAGTGTTACAAGTATCTCCAGATTTTATTCAAGATACTGGGCTGAACGTAAGCTTGACACCTTCTCGCGCCAATGGTTTTTACAACATTTTCCAAACTATGCAGAAAAAG
Coding sequences:
- a CDS encoding SufE family protein; protein product: MSSTASPLPNSLARIVERFQRQADPKRRYEQLIWYAKRLKEFPEANKIPENKVPGCVSQVYITATLNEEKIWFQGDSDSHLVKGLVALLIEGLNGLSPSEVLQVSPDFIQDTGLNVSLTPSRANGFYNIFQTMQKKAWEYQLQMSDQLN